The following coding sequences lie in one Nitrospiraceae bacterium genomic window:
- the tuf gene encoding elongation factor Tu (EF-Tu; promotes GTP-dependent binding of aminoacyl-tRNA to the A-site of ribosomes during protein biosynthesis; when the tRNA anticodon matches the mRNA codon, GTP hydrolysis results; the inactive EF-Tu-GDP leaves the ribosome and release of GDP is promoted by elongation factor Ts; many prokaryotes have two copies of the gene encoding EF-Tu) translates to EMVMPGDNVTITVELIAPIAMEKELRFAIREGGRTVGAGVVTEVIA, encoded by the coding sequence GAGATGGTAATGCCTGGAGACAACGTAACAATAACAGTAGAGTTAATAGCGCCGATAGCCATGGAAAAAGAACTGAGGTTTGCAATAAGAGAAGGCGGACGTACAGTGGGCGCTGGAGTCGTAACTGAGGTGATTGCATAA
- the rpsJ gene encoding 30S ribosomal protein S10: MDQKIRIKLKAYDHRMLDRSVKEIVDTAQRTGAKIIGPVPLPTRISKITVLRSPHIDKKSREQFEIRTHKRMLDIYDPTPQTVDALMKLELAAGVDVEIKL, from the coding sequence GTGGACCAGAAGATCAGAATAAAACTCAAGGCATACGATCACAGAATGCTTGACCGTTCTGTGAAAGAGATAGTGGATACTGCACAGAGAACAGGCGCTAAGATAATTGGTCCTGTGCCTCTGCCTACACGTATCAGTAAGATAACTGTTTTGAGGTCGCCTCATATTGACAAAAAGTCAAGGGAACAGTTTGAGATAAGGACTCATAAAAGGATGCTTGACATTTACGATCCAACCCCGCAGACAGTTGATGCTTTGATGAAGCTAGAGCTTGCAGCTGGGGTTGATGTGGAGATAAAACTGTGA
- the rplC gene encoding 50S ribosomal protein L3 codes for MIGILGKKLGMTQIFTEDGKMVPVTVVEAGPCCVIQIKTLEKDGYEAAKIGFQEVRKEKRVNKPTAGVFKKAGLKPYKMLKEFPMGSLKVGELVTVEKFKKGDSISVTGISKGKGFQGVMKRHNFSGGPASHGSTSYREVGSIGASSYPSRVWKNQGMPGHMGSDKTTTSNLIVAAVMPDKNILMIRGAVPGSKGTYVEIRREG; via the coding sequence GTGATTGGGATTTTAGGAAAAAAACTTGGTATGACCCAGATATTCACTGAAGACGGGAAAATGGTTCCTGTAACAGTGGTCGAGGCTGGTCCATGCTGTGTAATACAGATAAAGACTTTAGAGAAAGACGGTTATGAGGCTGCAAAAATCGGCTTTCAGGAAGTAAGAAAAGAAAAAAGAGTCAACAAGCCAACAGCAGGAGTATTCAAAAAGGCTGGTCTTAAGCCATATAAAATGCTAAAAGAGTTTCCTATGGGAAGCTTGAAAGTAGGAGAGCTTGTAACAGTAGAAAAATTCAAAAAAGGCGACAGTATTTCTGTTACAGGAATCTCAAAAGGCAAGGGTTTTCAGGGCGTTATGAAAAGACATAATTTTAGCGGCGGTCCAGCATCTCATGGCTCAACATCCTATCGCGAGGTAGGTTCTATTGGCGCAAGCTCATATCCTTCAAGGGTATGGAAGAATCAAGGAATGCCTGGGCATATGGGATCGGATAAAACAACAACAAGCAATCTTATAGTAGCGGCAGTAATGCCTGATAAAAACATATTAATGATTAGAGGCGCTGTGCCAGGTTCAAAAGGCACATATGTAGAGATTAGGAGAGAAGGATAA
- the rplD gene encoding 50S ribosomal protein L4, with the protein MPELEIKDKNNKVTGKINLPEEIFGVGLKSDLLHKSVVNFLANQRQGTHATKTKGLVSGGGKKPWKQKHTGRARSGSNRSPLWRKGGTIFGPQPRDYSYSMPKQAKRLALKTALSAKLAEGEIVFIEDISMKKPKTKDVVSLISKLGLEGKSLLIIIPEDNNVIKLSVDNIPGVDVVRASDLNAYSVVKYRKLLITKGAVEKIKEAQTA; encoded by the coding sequence ATGCCTGAACTTGAAATAAAAGATAAAAATAATAAAGTAACAGGAAAGATCAATCTTCCAGAAGAAATATTTGGGGTTGGCTTAAAAAGTGATCTTCTTCATAAGTCTGTGGTCAACTTTCTTGCTAATCAGAGACAGGGAACGCATGCTACAAAGACAAAGGGACTTGTAAGCGGCGGCGGTAAAAAACCCTGGAAGCAGAAACATACTGGCAGGGCAAGATCAGGAAGTAATCGTTCTCCTTTATGGAGAAAGGGCGGTACTATTTTCGGACCGCAGCCAAGAGATTATTCATACAGCATGCCTAAGCAGGCAAAAAGACTTGCTCTAAAGACAGCTCTCTCGGCAAAGTTGGCTGAGGGCGAGATAGTTTTTATTGAAGATATATCAATGAAAAAACCAAAGACAAAAGATGTAGTTTCTTTAATAAGCAAACTTGGGTTAGAAGGTAAAAGCCTTTTAATAATAATCCCTGAGGATAACAATGTGATTAAACTTTCTGTAGACAATATCCCCGGAGTTGATGTTGTCAGAGCATCAGACCTTAATGCTTACAGTGTTGTCAAGTATAGGAAACTCCTTATTACAAAGGGAGCAGTTGAAAAGATTAAGGAGGCCCAAACAGCATGA
- the rplW gene encoding 50S ribosomal protein L23 → MRSAYTIIKKPLFTEKGSNLKESQNKILVEVVKDANKVEIKAAIEEIFKVKVDKISTINVSGKWKRMGKSIGKRPNRKKAVITLKKGEKLDFVEGA, encoded by the coding sequence ATGAGGAGCGCATATACGATCATAAAGAAACCTCTTTTTACTGAGAAAGGCAGCAATCTCAAGGAATCGCAGAACAAGATTCTTGTAGAGGTTGTAAAAGATGCAAATAAAGTTGAGATAAAAGCTGCAATCGAAGAGATATTCAAGGTAAAGGTCGATAAGATTTCAACGATAAATGTCTCGGGCAAGTGGAAAAGAATGGGAAAATCGATTGGAAAGAGACCTAATAGGAAAAAAGCTGTAATCACCCTTAAAAAAGGTGAAAAACTTGATTTTGTAGAGGGCGCATAA
- the rplB gene encoding 50S ribosomal protein L2, giving the protein MGIKKYKPTSPGRRFQTVSDYSDITASSPYAPLVKSLMKTGGRNNSGCVTAWQRGGGNKRAYRIIDFKRDKAGVPAVVETIEYDPNRSSRIALVKYKDGERRYIIAPTMIQVGDVIVSGAGAEIKVGNALPLKEIPLGTFIHNVELKEGQGAKVARSAGASVQLVAKDEKFVQVKLSSGAVRLVPAGCMATIGQVGNLDHENISYGKAGRIRWFGKRPHVRGVAMNPVDHPLGGGEGKSSGGRPPCSPWGQPEGIKTRHNKRTDKFIVKRRK; this is encoded by the coding sequence ATGGGAATTAAGAAATATAAACCAACATCACCAGGCAGAAGATTTCAGACAGTATCTGATTATAGCGATATAACTGCAAGCAGTCCATACGCACCGCTTGTTAAGTCACTCATGAAAACCGGCGGAAGAAACAACTCAGGCTGTGTTACTGCATGGCAGCGCGGCGGCGGTAACAAGAGAGCTTATAGGATTATTGATTTTAAGAGAGACAAGGCAGGAGTCCCTGCTGTGGTTGAAACAATAGAATACGATCCAAACAGATCCTCAAGGATTGCATTGGTGAAATATAAAGACGGCGAGAGAAGATATATAATTGCACCTACTATGATTCAGGTCGGAGATGTAATTGTATCAGGCGCAGGAGCAGAGATAAAAGTTGGCAATGCACTGCCACTTAAAGAAATCCCTCTTGGAACATTTATCCATAATGTGGAGCTTAAAGAGGGGCAGGGTGCAAAAGTTGCAAGAAGCGCCGGGGCATCTGTCCAGCTTGTTGCAAAGGATGAAAAATTTGTTCAGGTAAAGTTATCATCAGGAGCTGTAAGACTTGTTCCTGCAGGCTGTATGGCAACAATAGGACAGGTTGGAAATCTTGATCATGAAAATATTTCTTATGGCAAGGCTGGAAGGATAAGATGGTTCGGCAAGAGACCTCATGTAAGAGGTGTTGCGATGAATCCAGTTGATCATCCTCTAGGTGGCGGCGAGGGAAAAAGTTCAGGAGGTCGTCCTCCTTGCTCGCCATGGGGTCAGCCTGAAGGCATTAAGACAAGACATAATAAGAGAACAGATAAGTTTATTGTAAAGAGGAGGAAGTAA
- the rpsS gene encoding 30S ribosomal protein S19, which translates to MPRSLKKGPFFEAKLMKKVKQMSDSGEKKIIKTWSRRSTIIPEFIGYTFAVHNGKKFIPVYVTDNMVGHKLGEFSPTRTFKGHSKSDKAAAPAKA; encoded by the coding sequence TTGCCACGCTCACTAAAAAAAGGACCTTTCTTTGAAGCGAAGTTGATGAAAAAGGTAAAGCAGATGAGTGATTCAGGTGAGAAGAAGATCATAAAGACCTGGTCAAGACGTTCTACGATAATACCTGAATTTATAGGATATACATTTGCAGTTCATAATGGGAAAAAATTTATACCTGTGTATGTGACAGACAACATGGTAGGTCACAAACTTGGTGAGTTTTCACCAACAAGAACATTTAAAGGACACTCAAAATCTGATAAGGCTGCGGCGCCAGCAAAGGCATAA
- the rplV gene encoding 50S ribosomal protein L22 gives MEAKSVLKFVRITPRKARRVVDLIRDKKAGDALIALRFMPYRGADIVEKVLKSAMANAINKKAVNPDAMSVKVYVDQGPSLKRVEPRSMGRANIIKKKMSHITIILTEEA, from the coding sequence ATGGAAGCGAAGTCGGTTTTGAAATTTGTAAGGATAACTCCAAGAAAGGCCAGAAGGGTAGTTGACCTTATCAGGGACAAGAAGGCAGGAGACGCACTTATTGCGTTAAGGTTCATGCCTTACAGGGGTGCAGATATTGTTGAAAAAGTCCTTAAGTCGGCAATGGCCAATGCAATCAACAAAAAAGCTGTTAACCCTGATGCTATGAGTGTAAAAGTTTATGTTGATCAGGGACCATCGCTTAAGAGGGTTGAGCCAAGGTCGATGGGCAGGGCAAATATCATTAAGAAAAAGATGAGTCATATAACAATAATACTTACTGAGGAGGCATAA
- the rpsC gene encoding 30S ribosomal protein S3, whose product MGQKAHPIGNRIGITRTWDSRWYLKKGYADQLVEDITIRKIIKQKLFHAGVARLEIERAGQKIRLIIHTARPGIIIGKKGAEVEKLRKEIEVMSGKQVSIDIKEIRKPEVDSQLVSENIALQLEKRIAFRRAMKKAVMSARRFGAQGIKVQCSGRLGGSEIARTEWYREGRVPLHTFRADIDYGFSEALTTYGKIGIKVWIYNGEVLPEAHKEEKINESAKS is encoded by the coding sequence TTGGGTCAGAAAGCGCACCCTATAGGAAACAGAATAGGAATTACCAGGACATGGGATTCCAGGTGGTACCTCAAAAAGGGCTATGCAGATCAGCTTGTAGAGGACATTACCATAAGAAAAATCATAAAACAGAAATTATTCCATGCAGGCGTTGCCCGTTTGGAGATTGAAAGAGCGGGACAAAAGATCAGGCTAATTATCCACACTGCTAGACCTGGAATAATAATAGGTAAAAAAGGCGCTGAGGTAGAAAAACTCAGAAAAGAGATTGAGGTCATGTCAGGAAAACAGGTAAGCATTGATATAAAGGAGATAAGAAAGCCTGAGGTTGATTCTCAACTTGTTTCCGAGAATATTGCTCTTCAGCTCGAAAAGAGAATTGCATTTAGAAGGGCTATGAAAAAAGCAGTCATGTCAGCGCGAAGATTTGGAGCTCAGGGCATCAAGGTGCAATGTTCAGGCAGACTTGGCGGTTCAGAAATAGCAAGAACGGAATGGTACAGAGAAGGCAGAGTGCCTCTCCATACCTTCAGGGCAGATATAGATTATGGGTTTTCTGAGGCTTTAACAACATATGGGAAAATTGGCATCAAAGTCTGGATTTATAATGGCGAAGTGCTTCCCGAAGCACACAAGGAAGAAAAGATAAATGAGTCAGCTAAAAGTTAA
- the rplP gene encoding 50S ribosomal protein L16, protein MLLPKKVKYRKMMKGNMNGKAYRGAEVSFGEFGLKALEPGWVTSRQIEAARVAITRNAKRGCKLWIRIFPDKPITKKPAETRMGKGKGAPEYWVAVVKPGRVLYEVAGVTEEVAKASLRLAAYKLPIATKFVRREETST, encoded by the coding sequence ATGTTATTGCCTAAAAAAGTAAAGTATAGAAAGATGATGAAGGGGAACATGAACGGCAAGGCATATAGAGGTGCTGAGGTATCATTTGGCGAATTCGGCCTAAAAGCACTTGAGCCTGGCTGGGTCACAAGCAGACAGATAGAGGCTGCAAGAGTTGCAATCACAAGGAATGCAAAAAGGGGTTGCAAGCTCTGGATCAGAATATTCCCTGATAAGCCTATTACAAAGAAGCCGGCTGAAACAAGAATGGGTAAAGGAAAAGGAGCTCCTGAATACTGGGTGGCTGTTGTAAAACCGGGAAGGGTTCTGTATGAGGTAGCTGGTGTTACAGAAGAAGTTGCAAAGGCGTCTCTGAGACTTGCAGCATACAAACTCCCGATAGCCACAAAATTTGTAAGAAGAGAGGAGACATCAACATGA
- the rpmC gene encoding 50S ribosomal protein L29 translates to MRSSELKNLTIDELRIKEHDMRKELFNLKFRVATGEVENPKRINTLRKDIARVLTIITEKSKVNPS, encoded by the coding sequence ATGAGATCTTCTGAATTAAAAAACTTGACAATAGATGAATTAAGGATAAAAGAGCATGATATGAGAAAGGAACTTTTCAACCTAAAATTCAGGGTAGCTACAGGCGAGGTTGAGAATCCAAAACGAATTAATACTCTTCGCAAGGATATTGCAAGGGTTTTAACGATAATAACTGAGAAGTCAAAGGTAAATCCTTCTTAA
- the rpsQ gene encoding 30S ribosomal protein S17: protein MANKMYTGKVVSDRMDKTVVVAVTRLVQHATYKKIIKKITKFKAHDEENKCKTGDTVSIVETRPMSKQKRWKVVSVSEKA, encoded by the coding sequence ATGGCGAATAAAATGTATACAGGCAAGGTAGTAAGCGACAGAATGGACAAGACAGTTGTGGTTGCTGTTACAAGATTGGTACAGCATGCTACATACAAAAAGATTATCAAAAAAATCACAAAGTTCAAGGCGCACGATGAAGAGAATAAGTGCAAGACAGGCGATACAGTTTCAATTGTTGAGACAAGGCCTATGAGCAAACAAAAAAGATGGAAAGTAGTAAGTGTCTCAGAAAAGGCTTAA
- the rplN gene encoding 50S ribosomal protein L14, which translates to MIQERSIVEVADNSGAKKAQCIKVVGGFHRRYAGLGDIVMVSIKEAIPESNVKKGSKARAVVVRTKKEYRRPDGSYIRFDQNAVVLINPQGEPVGTRIFGPVARELRWKEFMKIISLAPEVL; encoded by the coding sequence ATGATTCAGGAAAGAAGCATAGTAGAAGTGGCGGACAATTCAGGAGCTAAAAAGGCCCAGTGCATTAAGGTCGTTGGCGGCTTTCATAGAAGATATGCGGGTCTTGGCGATATTGTGATGGTTAGCATTAAGGAAGCTATCCCTGAATCAAATGTTAAGAAAGGTTCAAAGGCAAGGGCAGTTGTTGTAAGAACAAAAAAAGAGTATAGAAGACCTGATGGTTCATATATCAGATTTGATCAGAATGCAGTGGTGCTCATAAACCCTCAGGGTGAGCCAGTGGGAACAAGAATATTCGGGCCTGTTGCAAGAGAATTGAGATGGAAAGAATTTATGAAGATAATTTCATTAGCACCGGAGGTTCTGTAA
- the rplX gene encoding 50S ribosomal protein L24, which translates to MGLGIKKNDTVIVLTGKEKGKKGRVLSVLHSKGKIIVEKINLIKKHMKPNKKYSQGGIIEKEAPLQISNVMLVCPRCNKPTRIGNDIIENGKKARVCKKCKETIDQ; encoded by the coding sequence ATGGGACTTGGAATAAAAAAGAATGATACTGTGATAGTTCTCACAGGAAAAGAAAAAGGGAAAAAAGGACGCGTGCTTTCAGTCCTGCATTCAAAGGGCAAGATTATTGTAGAAAAAATAAATTTAATAAAAAAACATATGAAGCCTAACAAGAAATATTCACAGGGCGGAATCATAGAAAAGGAAGCGCCATTGCAAATTTCAAATGTAATGCTGGTATGTCCGAGATGCAATAAACCCACAAGGATTGGGAATGATATTATTGAAAATGGTAAAAAAGCAAGGGTGTGTAAAAAATGCAAGGAAACAATAGATCAGTGA
- the rplE gene encoding 50S ribosomal protein L5, whose protein sequence is MKKESVKEVKKDAKESGQPRLKTKYIKEIIPAMMKEFTYSNIMQVPKIEKVVLNVGLGEAIQNIKILENAQKELGTITGQKAVITKAKKAIAGFKLRKGMPIGCKVTLRGAVMYEFLDRFISLALPRVRDFKGVPPKSFDGKGNYSIGVKEQFMFPEIEYDKVDTVHGMDITICTTAKTDKESKALLTYMGMPFRK, encoded by the coding sequence ATAAAAAAAGAATCAGTAAAAGAAGTAAAAAAAGATGCAAAAGAATCAGGACAGCCAAGACTCAAGACAAAATATATTAAAGAAATTATCCCTGCAATGATGAAAGAATTTACCTATAGTAATATAATGCAAGTTCCAAAAATCGAGAAGGTTGTTCTAAATGTAGGGCTTGGCGAAGCCATTCAAAACATAAAGATTCTGGAAAATGCGCAAAAAGAACTTGGAACCATTACAGGCCAGAAGGCAGTAATTACAAAAGCAAAGAAGGCTATTGCAGGATTTAAATTAAGAAAGGGAATGCCGATTGGATGCAAGGTGACACTCAGAGGTGCTGTAATGTATGAATTCCTTGATAGATTTATCAGTCTTGCTCTTCCTAGGGTTAGGGATTTCAAGGGAGTTCCACCAAAGTCATTTGACGGAAAAGGCAATTATTCAATAGGTGTAAAGGAACAGTTCATGTTCCCAGAAATAGAGTATGACAAGGTTGATACGGTTCATGGTATGGACATAACAATATGCACAACAGCAAAAACTGATAAAGAGAGCAAAGCCCTGTTAACCTATATGGGTATGCCATTCAGGAAATAA
- a CDS encoding type Z 30S ribosomal protein S14 has product MAKKCMIEKVKRTPKFKVRAYNRCRVCGRPRAYLRDFGLCRICFRSLALKGQLPGVTKSSW; this is encoded by the coding sequence ATGGCAAAAAAATGCATGATAGAAAAAGTAAAAAGGACCCCAAAATTCAAGGTCAGGGCATATAACAGGTGTCGTGTATGCGGAAGACCAAGAGCTTATTTAAGAGACTTTGGTCTTTGCAGAATTTGTTTCAGATCGCTTGCCTTGAAGGGACAACTTCCAGGCGTTACAAAATCAAGCTGGTAA
- the rpsH gene encoding 30S ribosomal protein S8, translating into MMTDPIADMLTRIRNAVTIRAEKVDIPASKIKLEIVKILKEEGFIKAYKILKDEKQGVLRITLKYLDGGSVISGMKRASKPGRRMYVASDNIPKVMGGVGMAILTTSKGVLSENVCRRDSIGGEVICYVW; encoded by the coding sequence ATGATGACTGATCCAATTGCAGATATGCTGACACGTATAAGAAATGCAGTAACAATACGTGCAGAAAAAGTTGATATTCCTGCTTCAAAGATAAAACTTGAGATAGTTAAGATTCTCAAGGAAGAAGGTTTCATAAAAGCATATAAGATATTAAAAGATGAAAAACAGGGTGTGCTCAGAATTACACTTAAATATTTGGACGGAGGCAGTGTGATTTCAGGAATGAAGAGAGCAAGCAAACCCGGCCGCAGAATGTATGTTGCAAGCGATAACATTCCAAAAGTAATGGGCGGAGTAGGGATGGCAATACTGACGACATCAAAGGGTGTTTTAAGTGAGAATGTTTGCCGTCGTGATAGTATTGGCGGAGAAGTTATCTGCTACGTCTGGTAA
- the rplF gene encoding 50S ribosomal protein L6, translating into MSRIGKKPIEIPKGVDVKLEGLNVTVKGAKGEISATCPSEIKISVVDGRVVLERINEEKNVRSLHGLTRSLLSNMIDGVSSGYQRVLDIAGTGYRAQVQGEKIILALGFSTPVEFQLPKGIKAAVDQKQTQLTLTGFDKQLIGQVAANLRGIRPPDAYKGKGVRYSGERIKLKVGKAGKK; encoded by the coding sequence ATGTCACGGATAGGGAAGAAACCCATAGAGATACCAAAGGGAGTGGATGTAAAGCTCGAAGGTTTAAATGTAACAGTCAAAGGGGCAAAGGGCGAGATAAGCGCAACGTGTCCTTCTGAGATCAAAATCTCAGTTGTTGATGGCAGGGTGGTTTTAGAGAGAATTAATGAAGAGAAGAATGTAAGATCGCTTCATGGTCTTACAAGAAGTCTTCTTTCAAATATGATAGATGGTGTTTCATCAGGATACCAGAGAGTTTTAGATATAGCAGGTACTGGATACAGAGCACAAGTTCAGGGAGAAAAGATAATTCTTGCTTTAGGTTTTTCAACCCCTGTTGAATTTCAGCTCCCAAAAGGGATAAAGGCAGCTGTAGATCAGAAACAGACCCAGCTTACCCTCACTGGCTTTGATAAACAGCTTATAGGACAGGTGGCTGCTAATCTCAGAGGAATAAGACCGCCTGATGCTTATAAAGGCAAGGGCGTAAGATATTCTGGTGAGCGTATTAAACTAAAAGTTGGTAAAGCAGGGAAAAAATAG
- the rplR gene encoding 50S ribosomal protein L18 — protein MTVDTRAAKERRHKRIRKKVVGFTERPRLSVYRSLNHIYVQVIDDTSGQTLVSASSLDKDIKEKKAHKGNVKTATEVGKLIAKKALGKGVKKVVFDRGGYIYHGRVKALADAAREGGLEF, from the coding sequence TTGACAGTGGATACAAGGGCAGCAAAAGAGAGAAGACATAAGAGGATAAGAAAAAAGGTTGTTGGTTTTACTGAAAGACCGAGACTTTCGGTTTACAGAAGCCTTAACCACATCTATGTACAGGTAATAGATGATACGAGCGGTCAAACACTGGTCTCTGCATCGAGCCTTGATAAGGATATCAAGGAAAAGAAGGCTCACAAAGGCAATGTCAAGACAGCAACGGAAGTAGGAAAGCTGATTGCAAAAAAAGCATTGGGAAAAGGCGTGAAAAAAGTTGTGTTTGACAGAGGCGGATATATCTACCACGGCAGAGTGAAGGCATTAGCGGATGCAGCCAGAGAAGGAGGATTAGAGTTCTAA
- the rpsE gene encoding 30S ribosomal protein S5: MLNKKIDPDGLTLKDKVVYINRVAKVVKGGRRFSFSALVAVGDANGVVGIGKGKASEVPEAIRKAVEQAKKSLVKIPLNARSIPHRIIGKYGAISVIMNPATKGTGLIAGGAVRAVLDVAGIQDIVAKAIGSHNPYNTAKATLDGLARLKDPEAVKKLRGKCEEETSHESNGGGMK; the protein is encoded by the coding sequence ATGTTGAACAAGAAGATAGATCCAGACGGACTTACTTTAAAAGACAAGGTTGTTTATATCAACCGTGTTGCAAAAGTTGTTAAGGGTGGAAGAAGATTTTCTTTCAGCGCACTTGTTGCTGTTGGAGATGCCAACGGAGTAGTCGGCATTGGAAAGGGAAAGGCATCAGAAGTCCCTGAGGCAATCAGAAAGGCTGTTGAGCAGGCAAAAAAATCCCTTGTGAAAATACCTTTGAATGCCAGAAGCATACCCCATAGAATAATAGGAAAATACGGCGCTATATCTGTAATAATGAACCCTGCTACAAAAGGTACAGGACTTATTGCAGGCGGTGCAGTCAGGGCTGTTCTTGATGTAGCCGGTATTCAGGATATAGTTGCAAAGGCAATAGGAAGTCATAATCCATATAACACGGCAAAGGCAACACTTGATGGACTTGCAAGGCTTAAGGATCCTGAAGCGGTAAAAAAGCTTAGGGGAAAATGCGAGGAAGAGACATCACATGAATCAAATGGCGGAGGAATGAAATAA
- the rplO gene encoding 50S ribosomal protein L15, whose amino-acid sequence MRICDIKPSAGSNKKTKRVGRGIGSGHGKTSCKGHKGQKARSGGTKGAGFEGGQMPLQRRLPKRGFTSLSGKEYSIVNLRDLMKIKGVDVITPEVLIKKGIIKNIKDGIKILGTGEITKPLTIKANVFSASASAKITAAGGKAELLGNAKSKSKGKS is encoded by the coding sequence ATGAGGATATGTGATATTAAACCCTCAGCAGGAAGCAATAAAAAAACAAAACGCGTAGGCCGTGGAATCGGTTCAGGTCATGGCAAGACATCATGTAAGGGACATAAAGGACAGAAAGCACGTTCAGGCGGAACAAAAGGCGCTGGGTTTGAAGGCGGACAGATGCCTTTGCAGAGAAGACTTCCAAAACGTGGATTTACGAGTTTATCTGGAAAAGAGTATTCAATAGTTAATCTTAGAGATTTAATGAAAATAAAGGGTGTTGATGTAATAACTCCAGAAGTTCTTATAAAAAAAGGAATTATCAAAAATATCAAGGATGGAATAAAAATACTTGGCACTGGCGAGATAACAAAGCCTTTAACTATAAAGGCAAATGTTTTTAGCGCATCAGCGTCAGCAAAGATAACAGCAGCTGGCGGTAAGGCTGAACTGCTCGGCAATGCCAAATCCAAATCCAAAGGCAAGAGCTGA